The Halobacillus amylolyticus nucleotide sequence TTCCTCTTTGTCTTTAAAGTAGGAGAGGAGTGTTGAGGTGGTAATAAGTGTGCTGGGTGGTCGTTTTGAAAGGTAGAGAGGATAACTGCTCCATGGATATTCTTCAGGGGAAGAGGCGATATTGGCACGACAGGGGTTCAAGTGAATATAACGACTGACTTGAAGCATGGCATTGATGTCACCTTGAAGTTCCGCCTTATATGGTCCTTGAAAGAGGTGGCCTACGAAATCATATTTTTTGTTAAAATACATGGCATATTTGGAATGAAGTTCTTTCATGAAAATTCCTGGAGGGTGGTCGATCGTCTCAATTAGCAGGTGAACATGATTTGTCATGAGGCAGTATGCATGAAGATGAAAGGGGTAGCTTTGCTTATTTTGGGCAAGGAGCTCAAGGTAATAATAGCGGTCGCTTGGATCGTAGAATATATCGGCTTTTCGGTTTCCTCTCGAAGTAATGTGGTAACTGGCATGGGGAAACCATACACGTTTGGGATTAGCCATAACAACATCCTCTTTAGTTTTTTGGAGACCTTAACTTATATTCGACTCCCTTCACAAAAATCCTGCAAAAAACATGAAAAGGATAAATATGCCACCTCAGGTCATCCAATTTCTGGATGACCTGAGGTGGCATATTATGTATAACGACTGATTTTTTGATAAACTAATAGAGTTCGTTTATTGTTTGAATTTATTTTTTGGAGGATTGCTTATGACAATATTCTTCCAGGTCGTCCTGCCAGTTGTGCTAGTTTTTCTAGCGGGATTTGTCCTGCAAAAGTTCATGCGGCTAGAAATTAAATCCCTATCAACGGTAGTTTTATACATCATGCTTCCGTGTCTCGTATTTGAGACTTTTTACCAGGCGGAGTTTAACAACGAGTATATTATGATGTTAGTGTTTTCGATATTATTACTATTTAGTATTCTGTTGATTAATAAGGTTGTAGCCAAAGTGGCGAAACTCGATACCTCGGTAGAAAGCGGCATGATTTTATCGACGGCCTTCATGAATGCGGGGAATTATGGTGCACCTATTGTACTGTTTGCCTTTGGAGAAGCGGGATTCGTCTACTCTGTATCCTTCATGGTGTTGCAGCAAATCGTAATGAATTTTTTTGGGGTATATTATGCAGCAAAAGGAGCGGCAGGGGTGCGGATGGCGATCTCTACGGTACTGAAGATGCCACCAACTTATGCAGTTATTATTGCATTAATCATCAAATTTTCACCGATTACTATTCCAGAAAATTTGATGTCAAGCGTGTCGCTTGTAGGGGATGCAACGATCCCAACTGTGATGATTTTGTTAGGAATGCAGCTTGCTAATATTACGGTGAAAAACTTAGATTGGGTCAAAATATCTTATGCGGCTACACTAAGGCTAGCAGCTTCGCCCTTAATCGCCTGGGGATTGACGGTCTTGCTTCCAATGAGTGATTTAATGGCAAATGTGCTGATTATTTCAGCTGCGATGCCTTCAGCGGCAACAACGACGATGTATGCTGTGCAGTTTGATTCTAAACCTGATCTCGTCTCAAGTATTACGTTAATCACCACCATTATTAGTGTTGTCACCATCCCTGTAGCACTGAACATCTTGACGTAAGAGTTAAATTACCAAAAACCCCCACCTCAGGTCATCCATAAATTGGATGACCTGAGGTGGGGTATTTTTACTTTTTCTCTTCTTTTTTGCTTTTGAAAAACATGTATAGGTTTGTACAGACTAGTGCGATTGATAACACAGCGGAGAATGTTGAGAGTTCTAGAGCTGTAAAGTAGCCGATTATTAAATAGACGATAAAAAAAGCTGCGAACAATAAATAAAACAATGGGATCTTCCTTTCTTTGTTATTTAAAAGATAACATAAGAATTGAGGCTTTATCCACAAAAGCTTGTCCCCCACCCTTCTCTCGTTCCGTATAATTCTCGCTATAAACTTTCGTCAAAAACTTCCACCTCAGGTCATCCAGATTTTGGATGACCTGAGGTGGAAGGAAAAGGAAAAGGTACACAAAAATAGGCTTCGTACCTTCATCCATCGTCGAGAGGGCGCTCATAAAGAGAAACACGTCCTAATGATTTGAAAATAGGGACGTGTTTCTCTTTATGAGCATCTAGCATGTGTGGGGCATGCCTCATTTCTCAATGGTAATGTTTATTTTACTCAGGCCCAGTGCTCTAGCTGCTTTAATCATTCTCGCCGCTTCCTGCTCGGCATCTTGAATGGAAATGTTATTTCTTGAGATATTTAGTGTCGTGCCATCGAAAAGTGGTACAGGCTCATGCACTTTTTCTTCAGGTGAGAAGGTAGGGGGGTGTGGTAATTCTGTGACGATATCGTGTTTGCTGCGATTGACTCGGCCACGAATTTTACGGCCGTGATAAACGACGCTCGCATAAGGACAACCTGTATTCTGAGCTATTTCGCGATAGTTTTTGTCGGTTTCTTCGATTAGTCGTTTTACTTCGCTTAAGTCGTAGTCATATTGTTTGCTTTTTTTTGCCATAGTCGTATAACTCCTTTTTAAATTCTCTCATTCTATTGTATCCAATTAATCACCATTTTTATAGTATAATTTCTCGAATTTTTTACACATCATCAAACATTTTTCAAAAAAATTCGATCATTAGTATGAAATATAATTCAACTATTTAATGATTTAATAGAATGAAATTATTTTATACAAAAAAGACCAGTGAAATGATCACTGGCCTAGACGTACGGCTGTTCTTAATCCAATTGTATCTATCGTTAAAAATTCTACTCTATGTTTTTGCAGCTGGTCTAAAATAATGGCTTTTTGATCAGTATTCAGCCCTTGAAATAAGCCGATCATTGTAGGACCAGCACCGCTAATGTAACTCCCAAGCGCCCCATGGTCTTCCAGAATCTTAGAAACCGTTGGAAAGTCGGGAATGAGTTCAGATCGAAAAGGTTGATGCCATTGATCACGCTTCATCATCTTACCGACCATGTCCCAATTTTGTTCCGCTAGAGCGGCCACTAATACGTTTGCTGTTCCACTAGCGAGAACGGCAGATTTGTAGTCCATACTCTCAGGTAAGACGGCACGCGCTTTTTCTGTTTCCACATGATAGCTTGGAATAACAGTAACCCATGACAGATTGTCCATCCCTCTCGTAAAACGAACATAATCAAGATCGTCTCCATTATAACTTGACACCATGATTCCACCGAAGATAGCCGGTGCAACATTATCTGGATGGCCTTCAATGCTACAGCCTATTTTCAGTTTGTCATGATTACTCAATTGCAAGTCGAGGATCTGATTCGCAAGCTCAATCCCAGCCACGACTGCTGTTGAAGAGCTGCCGAGCCCTCTTGAGATCGGAACGTCGTTCGTCATTGTGACGTGATAGGGCGGCAGATATTCGATGGCGTATTGATAAGCAGTGAATAGGGCGGATTTATAAATAAGATTTGTTTCCCCACTCGGGATAAAGGGCTGATCCCCTTTTGCAACGGAGAAGTGCCATTGGTCAGCTGGCTGACATTCAAGGGTGACATATTTGGATAATGCGACACCAATGGAATCGAATCCAGGTCCAAGGTTTGCCGACGTGGCAGGGACTCGGATGGTGATCGCCTTCATGAGTGGACACCTGTGATGGCATCTGCAAATTGCTTGATGTCGTTTTCGATGAGCGTTGGTTTGATTTGGCTCGTATCAATCGCTGTTACGGGGTCTTTCAAGCCGTTTCCTGTCAGGACGTGCACGACACTTGCCCCTTTAGGAATCGTGCCATCGTTCACTTTCTTGATCGTTCCAGCTAAGGAAGCACAGGAGGCTGGCTCTGCAAATACACCTTCTGTACGAGCAAGCCATTGGTAGGCCTCAATAATTTCCTCGTCTGTGACTTCGTTAATGCTGCCATTTGATTCATTGGCTGCTGCAACAGCGGGCTGCCAGCTGGCTGGGTTCCCGATTCTGATGGCAGTTGCGATGGTTTCTGGATTTTCAACGACTTGATCCCTTACGATGGCAGCTGATCCGCTTGCCTCAAATCCAATCATTTTCGGCAGCTGATGGTGATGTCGTTCATGGTACTCTTTGAAACCGCGCCAATACGCTGTAATGTTCCCCGCATTACCTACAGGGATGGAAAGGAAGTCTGGTGCTTTTCCTAACGTGTCACACACTTCAAAGGCAGCCGTTTTTTGCCCTTCAATTCGATAAGGATTTACCGAGTTCACAAGGGTAATTGGTTCCTTTTCTGCAATTTCCCGGACCATTTTCAATGCCTGGTCAAAGTTCCCTTTAATTGCGAAAATTTCAGCCCCATACATAACGGCCTGGGCGAGCTTACCTTCCGCAATCTTTCCATCAGGGATGACGACGATACAGCGCAGTCCGGCACGAGCAGCAAAGGCGGCAGCGGAGGCTGACGTATTCCCTGTTGAGGCACAGATTACGGCCTTTGATCCTTCTTCGATCGCCTTAGCCATCGCAAGAACCATTCCTCTGTCTTTAAATGAACCAGTCGGATTGGCTCCTTCGATTTTTACATAGGCTTCGATACCAAGCTCCTTTGATATCGTTGGAATCGGGAGGAGGGGGGTGTTCCCCTCATATAAAGTTAAGCTTGGAGTTCGTTCATTAATTGGTAATAAGTCTGGATAGCGATGCAGTAATCCTTTCCACATGTCATTCCCCTCCTTCTACTCGAAAAACGCTGTCAATTGAACGGATCGTTGGCAGTGCTTCAAGTTCATTGTAGGCTTTGTCAAAATCTTCTTCGCTCACCTGGTGTGTAACCATCATGAGCTCACGTTCGTCATTGTGATCAGCCTGTCGTTGAATAATTTGGTCAAAAGATATGCCGTATTGGGCGAAAATTTTCGTCAGTTCCATAAGCATTCCAGGTTGATCCATGACATGCAGGCGCAGATACTTTTTCGTGAGCTGGTCTTTTCTCGTCTTGATATGTTTTGGAAACTGGGGCTGAACGTAGGCAGAACCGGAAGTGCCTAATCGTAAATTTTTGATGACGGCAATTAGATCAGACACGACAGCCGTTGCTGTAGGGAGCTTCCCAGCACCAGGGCCGTAAAACATCGTTTCTCCTACTGCGTCCCCGTATACATAAACCGCATTGTATTCGTTATGAACAGAGGAAAGTGGGTGCCCGACTGGCAGCAAGGCAGGTTCAACACTAACGGAGGCACCTGTCTCATTATGATCAGCAATCCCTATAAGCTTAATAGAATACCCTAGCTGATTGGCATATTTAATATCAGATAAAGACAATCCGCGAATTCCTTTCACGGCAACGTCTTCCAAATTAAACGGCATCGAGAAGCCCAAAATCGATAGAATCGTCATTTTACGAGCCGCATCCAAGCCATCAATATCAGCGGATGGATCCGCTTCAGCAAAGCCTAAGTCCTGTGCTTCCTTCAGTACCGTATCAAAGTCAACGCCTTCCCTTGTCATTTTAGTCAAAATGTAGTTGGTTGTACCGTTTACAATGCCCATCATTTTACTGATGCGGTCTGACGATAACCCATCTAAAATCGGACGGATAATTGGGGTTCCGCCAGCGACACTTGCTTCATAGTATAAATCACAGCTATTTCTTTGACTTGTTTCGAAAAGTTGAGCCCCGTGTTGGGCAATCAAATCTTTATTGGCTGTTACAATATGTTTTCCTTTTTCCATAGCTTCCAATAATATCGTTAACGTGTGATCAATTCCTCCCATCACTTCGATGACAACATCAATTTCTGGATCTTCCGTAATATCCTGATAGCGATCCGTTAATTGAGTGGTACTTGTAGGAAGATTGCGAGATTTAGATACGTTATGAACGAGAACGGTCTTAATGGTTACATGACACCCCGTTTTGTGTTGAATACTTTCTTTATGATCGTTAAGAATTTCAATAACACCACTTCCGACTGTGCCTAAACCTAATAATCCCACTGTGATGGTATTCGTCATTTGTCACACTCCTGTCCACTTGAAATAAACATATTACTACGTGTAATGGACATTGTAACGGAAAGTGTTTCTCTTCACAAGGATGAATTGCTCTGTTTTTAAAAATGAAAGATAATTTTGTTTGTTATCCGACATAAACTTTGCAGAAATTGTAGAATAAAGACGAACGATAATAGTTGTCAAAAATTTACTAAAGATTATAATTATTTTTATAATCAATATTACCCATCATGGAATGTGGTGGAATAAGAAAAAAGTACACGAAGGTAATTTGAAAAGGAGAAGAATCTTATGAAAGAAATGATTTATCAAGCTTTTACCAACATGAAGGATTATGAGACAGTAGTTCTTCAAATCATTTCAGATATGGGCATAATAGGAAAAAAGGAGGACTTTATGGTGGAAGGATTACAAGCCATACATAAATATAAAAAGCTTCACCCCGAATATGAATACACAACCAACTATCAAATATATTTAGTTGTTCAAGATCACTTCCGTTCGCTTTTGGTCCGCCATGATTAAAAAACCCATTATAGGAAGATATACAACAGTTCAATTTAAGAGGATGTTCAAAAAGTCATCGAATGATAAACGGCGAATTTCTTCGTTGCTTGGTTTTTCTGGTCCTCACGTATGGAAGGCATACGGCTTGCGGTCCTCAAAACTTTCGCGCCTCGAACTTCTTGTTTCTCATTCATCAACTTTTTGAACAGACACTTTAGGAAAATTTTTGTTTTACATGCCAGAAAATGAGGAACAAACACGTATAGGTCATTTTTTGCAGCAAAATTGAAGGCGTTTTCATTAAATCCTTTCATTTTCTTAACAAATCAGCGATAATAGAGTAAAATACTGAATATTCTGATTCAAAGGGGTGGGTGATATGCTAAACGTTAAAATGTTAAAGCCATATTATGTAAAAGAAGATAAGCGGTTTATTCGAATTGTTTTAGCCTACCAGTATTTTTCCCTGTTTATTGATGAGGAATTGTATCAATTTATTCCTAAAGAGTCGCGAGAGATTATTATTGACCGAAAACGTAAGCGCGTTCATAATGTATTTGATATTTTTGTATTTCAGCGTGGGAAACGTATTGTCTATGTATCCGTGGCGGATTTATTAGAGCTTCCAGATTTTCTGACCCATCTGCACTCGATCACTTCACCATACTATCAAGAGGATGTGGAGGATATTATTGAGGAAAACCAAGATATCTCAGTCATTATCGAGGAACTTGAGAAAAGTAACCTGCAGCGTTTAATTGATCAGTCATTGGATACTCGTGATCAAGAGGCTTTTACGATTCTGACAGAGACATTACATGAGGAGTACAGCTAGTTTCCAGTAGTTAAAAAGCGCTATCCAGTATAGCGCTTTTTTCTATTGAAAAATGACGATTGGTGTAAGAATTATGGGGATGTTCACTATTCATTGATATTCGAGGATATTTTACAATGTTTTTATTTCTGAAGATTAAAATAATATTAGGAAATTGAAAATTTTATGAGCAATGTACAAAACATATGTAGTCAAAAAAGCTATAATAAATATAGTCTTACAGGATATGGGAGTGCGGACAAGTTATAGAAAAATACATAAAAAACATAACTGTCCGCAAAAATTTAGGGGAGGTTCACCGATGATGGGTACGTTGCCTGAAACTAGAACGCTAGATGCGGAATGGGTTTCATTGATGGAAGAGGCAAAGGCAATGGGGCTGAGTAAAGAACAAGTTGAAGCATTTATTCAACAAGCAGAAAAAGAAAAGTAAGCCAGCATAGCATCGGCTGCATGAATTTCATGCAGCCGATGCTTTTTACTTGTGTATAATAAAAGGAGTTTAGACGATTGGGAGTGATTGAATGTGAAAAAGAATGAACATGAATTATTCCATTTGCTGTATGATTGCTCTTATGCATTGAATACGCCAATAGTAGTGTTTAATCATAGCGAAAAAATGATTCGGCACTTCCCTGATCGATTTAACCGCCCCCCGGAAGTATTTAGAGAGAGATTTTATAAATGTCTGCGAGATAGTAAAAGCTCACCATTTAAGTTACATTTTTACTCCAATATTTATTATCAAAATTTTTTCTTCTATCCTATAAGGGATCGTGAAGGAAATTTTACATACGTTGGGATTGGGCCTTTTTTGACGGAAAGCATGGGACAGCAAAGAGTAAAAAAACTGCTCGTCTTAAATGAAATGGATTTCTCCTGGGAAGAGGAGATGGTTCAATATTTCAGCCGTTTACCTGTCGTCAGTTTGAAGCAACTTTCTTCTATTGAACGTATTTTAACTACGATTCTTCCAGATGAAAAAGAATCTAATGCTGTCAATTCGAACATCCCAACAAATGAAGTTCCTGATTATGAGGAATTTAAAAGTCACTACCAAAAGCCGGAAAAAACCCGTCATCCCCTAGAGCTAAGTAATCAATTTTTAAATTTATTCAGACAAGGAGACATACGAGCTTTAAAAGAATATAGGGCTTTTAAAGCTAATCCGGCCTTGTCATTAGGCAACGGGGATGCTCTTCGATCAGAAAAAAACCATTTAATCACTCTTATTTCCGAGTTAACAAGAATGACAATAGACGAAGGTGTGTTAAAAGACGAAGTATATTCATTAAGTGACTTCTATATAAACTTTTTAGAAACTCAAACATCTACAGAATCACTATCAGACCTTGAAATGAATATTGTCCAATCCTTTCTCAGCCGTTTGCAAAAACGAAGCCAGACGAGTTCAATCTCACCACTAGTGGATCGTGCCAAACGTTATATATTTCAGAACTTAACAGAGCCTATAACTTTAAGAGAAATCGCACAAGAATTGAATGTTCATCCGAATTATCTATCGGGAGTTTTTGCAAAGGAAATGAAATCGTCGATCACTCAATTTATTAATCAGCAACGTATAAAAGAAGCCAAAGAACTGTTAACGATGACTCATTACTCGTTAATGGAAATCAGCATTCTACTCGGTTATAACAGTCAAAGTTACTTTACAAGAGTATTTAAAAAACAAGAAGGAATCAGCCCAAAAGATTTCCGAAACAAACTCCAAAAATTCGAATAGCCCCGTAATCAATGTAAAAACCTGCCACCTCAGGTCATCCATATTATGGATGACCTGAGGTGGCAGGTTTTGCTAGTTTATCTACGGGTGGTTTGTTCATTAAAGAGAATGTAAATTTAAGAAATCATTAGATATTTAAAGAAAGACGTACAATAATGTTCTTTTTAAAGAAAATAAGTCGATTTTGATGTTTTTCATTTCCATTGTAACCAGCTATACTCAAATTAATCATTCTTTATAAAGAACAAAACTTCCTTATTACGAAGATGATCACCTAAACTGGCATTGATGGGAATGGTTACTTTGAGTAACTCAAAGAGATAAATTCATTCAGTAATAGAATTAAACGTCCATTACAACTGAACGAGAAAGAAGAAAAGTGTCTGTCTGTAAACGAAAAACGAGATATTTCGGGGAGGAAGCGGGGGGCTATAAACAAGTGACAACCATTGGAGAACGCATACGGTTTTTACGTCTTGAGCAAGGGTATTCGATTAATCAGTTTGCCTCAATGTCAGACGTATCGAAGTCCTATATTAGCAATATCGAGCGGGGCATTCAGAAGAACCCCTCACTTATCGTAATGAAAAAGCTTGCAACTACACTCAATGTCCCACTTGAGGACTTATTATTATCCTTAAGTCAGACACATAATAAATGAGAGAAGGTATTAAATATGGCCGAAACTAAAGTACATGAACAGCTTGATCATGAATGGATTAAGCTGATGGAAGAAGCCAAACACCTTGGACTCAGCATCGAAGAGGTTAAACATTTCATATTGGGAGAACGGGCTTAAATTTATGGGCCACTTCTGGTTGCACTTAAAAAAAGTCTTGCAGGATGGGCTGTACGAAAAGAGGTGGAGGAAATGAGGGAGAAGTATAAATTCACAAGGCAAGCGGCTTATCCGAACAGATCGGGAATGGCAGTGCCACCCTTCCTAACAGTAGAAAACGTGATTTGTGACTTAACACCAGTGGTGGAACAATTTTCACAAATCATGGTTAAGTCAAACAATCATATTTGGAGTCAATCGGGGCAATTATTCTCTATCAACCAAACGGGAAAAGAGCGGCACGACCCATGAGAGCCATAAGAGGGGATGAGTCTCCACTGTCCTATTTACAAGCAGCAGTCTGCTATCATGAATTACACCAATATAGCTATAATAAAAATCCCCAGTGGGGTCCTCAAAGAATTCTCGACGATCGTTATATCGAGCAGGTCACACAAATGGGTTTATGGCCGTTTATAACAATTATTCGAAGCTTAGATCCTATCTTCTTCTATGATTCACTTCACCATCCTGTCGTTATCTTTTATACGTATAAAAGTTTTGGGGAAGAGAGCCTTCAGAAACACATCCATCGATTTGATTTCGAAGGCTATGGAATGAAGATGAATGAACGAAGCATTGCGGTGAATAATAAACTGCCGTTTCTATGGAATCGGCTGGGTTTTAATGAGTAACGCGGGCTTGCTTGTAGGCCTGCTTTTTTACTGCAAACTAAATTCTTCATTACATACTTCGTCCATGATTCAGAAATCCTGTTGCAGTAGGGGGCAGTTAAGATCACTATGGGAATCTATTTCAGGTTATGAATAATCATGTGCCAAAGGTTTCAATATTAAGTCTATTATTTTTTTGTAAAAAACTCACAAACTATGGGGGAATATGATAA carries:
- a CDS encoding transposase, whose protein sequence is MANPKRVWFPHASYHITSRGNRKADIFYDPSDRYYYLELLAQNKQSYPFHLHAYCLMTNHVHLLIETIDHPPGIFMKELHSKYAMYFNKKYDFVGHLFQGPYKAELQGDINAMLQVSRYIHLNPCRANIASSPEEYPWSSYPLYLSKRPPSTLITTSTLLSYFKDKEEYDSFVKLPIKTTSGHPEIG
- a CDS encoding AEC family transporter; its protein translation is MTIFFQVVLPVVLVFLAGFVLQKFMRLEIKSLSTVVLYIMLPCLVFETFYQAEFNNEYIMMLVFSILLLFSILLINKVVAKVAKLDTSVESGMILSTAFMNAGNYGAPIVLFAFGEAGFVYSVSFMVLQQIVMNFFGVYYAAKGAAGVRMAISTVLKMPPTYAVIIALIIKFSPITIPENLMSSVSLVGDATIPTVMILLGMQLANITVKNLDWVKISYAATLRLAASPLIAWGLTVLLPMSDLMANVLIISAAMPSAATTTMYAVQFDSKPDLVSSITLITTIISVVTIPVALNILT
- the thrB gene encoding homoserine kinase; amino-acid sequence: MKAITIRVPATSANLGPGFDSIGVALSKYVTLECQPADQWHFSVAKGDQPFIPSGETNLIYKSALFTAYQYAIEYLPPYHVTMTNDVPISRGLGSSSTAVVAGIELANQILDLQLSNHDKLKIGCSIEGHPDNVAPAIFGGIMVSSYNGDDLDYVRFTRGMDNLSWVTVIPSYHVETEKARAVLPESMDYKSAVLASGTANVLVAALAEQNWDMVGKMMKRDQWHQPFRSELIPDFPTVSKILEDHGALGSYISGAGPTMIGLFQGLNTDQKAIILDQLQKHRVEFLTIDTIGLRTAVRLGQ
- the thrC gene encoding threonine synthase, encoding MWKGLLHRYPDLLPINERTPSLTLYEGNTPLLPIPTISKELGIEAYVKIEGANPTGSFKDRGMVLAMAKAIEEGSKAVICASTGNTSASAAAFAARAGLRCIVVIPDGKIAEGKLAQAVMYGAEIFAIKGNFDQALKMVREIAEKEPITLVNSVNPYRIEGQKTAAFEVCDTLGKAPDFLSIPVGNAGNITAYWRGFKEYHERHHHQLPKMIGFEASGSAAIVRDQVVENPETIATAIRIGNPASWQPAVAAANESNGSINEVTDEEIIEAYQWLARTEGVFAEPASCASLAGTIKKVNDGTIPKGASVVHVLTGNGLKDPVTAIDTSQIKPTLIENDIKQFADAITGVHS
- a CDS encoding homoserine dehydrogenase codes for the protein MTNTITVGLLGLGTVGSGVIEILNDHKESIQHKTGCHVTIKTVLVHNVSKSRNLPTSTTQLTDRYQDITEDPEIDVVIEVMGGIDHTLTILLEAMEKGKHIVTANKDLIAQHGAQLFETSQRNSCDLYYEASVAGGTPIIRPILDGLSSDRISKMMGIVNGTTNYILTKMTREGVDFDTVLKEAQDLGFAEADPSADIDGLDAARKMTILSILGFSMPFNLEDVAVKGIRGLSLSDIKYANQLGYSIKLIGIADHNETGASVSVEPALLPVGHPLSSVHNEYNAVYVYGDAVGETMFYGPGAGKLPTATAVVSDLIAVIKNLRLGTSGSAYVQPQFPKHIKTRKDQLTKKYLRLHVMDQPGMLMELTKIFAQYGISFDQIIQRQADHNDERELMMVTHQVSEEDFDKAYNELEALPTIRSIDSVFRVEGGE
- a CDS encoding IDEAL domain-containing protein — its product is MLNVKMLKPYYVKEDKRFIRIVLAYQYFSLFIDEELYQFIPKESREIIIDRKRKRVHNVFDIFVFQRGKRIVYVSVADLLELPDFLTHLHSITSPYYQEDVEDIIEENQDISVIIEELEKSNLQRLIDQSLDTRDQEAFTILTETLHEEYS
- a CDS encoding anti-repressor SinI family protein, which encodes MMGTLPETRTLDAEWVSLMEEAKAMGLSKEQVEAFIQQAEKEK
- a CDS encoding helix-turn-helix domain-containing protein translates to MKKNEHELFHLLYDCSYALNTPIVVFNHSEKMIRHFPDRFNRPPEVFRERFYKCLRDSKSSPFKLHFYSNIYYQNFFFYPIRDREGNFTYVGIGPFLTESMGQQRVKKLLVLNEMDFSWEEEMVQYFSRLPVVSLKQLSSIERILTTILPDEKESNAVNSNIPTNEVPDYEEFKSHYQKPEKTRHPLELSNQFLNLFRQGDIRALKEYRAFKANPALSLGNGDALRSEKNHLITLISELTRMTIDEGVLKDEVYSLSDFYINFLETQTSTESLSDLEMNIVQSFLSRLQKRSQTSSISPLVDRAKRYIFQNLTEPITLREIAQELNVHPNYLSGVFAKEMKSSITQFINQQRIKEAKELLTMTHYSLMEISILLGYNSQSYFTRVFKKQEGISPKDFRNKLQKFE
- a CDS encoding helix-turn-helix domain-containing protein yields the protein MTTIGERIRFLRLEQGYSINQFASMSDVSKSYISNIERGIQKNPSLIVMKKLATTLNVPLEDLLLSLSQTHNK
- the sinI gene encoding DNA-binding anti-repressor SinI; translation: MAETKVHEQLDHEWIKLMEEAKHLGLSIEEVKHFILGERA